The following are from one region of the Anaeropeptidivorans aminofermentans genome:
- a CDS encoding GNAT family N-acetyltransferase: MEELMMIRPKERQTAEKYIFSYLGACKEFKEKKVKLYTLHDPQDFYIWKETIYDDFSEEEKGNYKGKPYIPSTTFWLVNEREFIGTGNIRHYLNDSIELLGGHIGYAIRASKWDRGYATYFLRLLLKEANKLSIDPALITCDLPNRASGRVIEKNGGKLYDVNDLKVDGEKRRVCRYLVPTDV, encoded by the coding sequence ATGGAAGAATTGATGATGATAAGGCCTAAAGAGCGGCAGACGGCTGAAAAATATATCTTTAGCTATTTAGGGGCCTGTAAAGAATTTAAAGAGAAAAAAGTAAAGCTTTACACCTTGCATGATCCTCAAGATTTTTATATATGGAAGGAAACCATCTATGATGATTTCAGCGAAGAGGAAAAGGGCAACTATAAAGGCAAACCCTATATACCTTCTACCACCTTCTGGCTGGTAAACGAAAGAGAATTTATCGGAACGGGCAATATTAGGCATTATTTAAACGACAGCATAGAGCTTCTGGGGGGGCATATAGGCTATGCCATAAGGGCCAGCAAATGGGACAGGGGATATGCAACTTATTTTTTAAGACTTTTGCTTAAAGAAGCAAATAAGCTTTCCATAGACCCTGCTCTTATAACCTGTGACCTGCCCAATAGGGCATCGGGAAGAGTAATAGAAAAAAACGGCGGAAAGCTTTACGATGTAAACGATCTTAAAGTTGACGGGGAAAAAAGAAGAGTGTGCCGTTATCTTGTTCCTACAGATGTATAG
- a CDS encoding DNA-3-methyladenine glycosylase has product MRNRILPKEYYLKDTLFLARDLIGKYLVNTVDGEEIALRILETEAYIGSIDKACHAYGGRRTQRTEVLYAEGGTAYIYLIYGMYYCMNIVTEEKDTACAVLIRGGEIVKGKENASLLRYGKSLDALSKYQLKNFSNGPGKVCKAMAIDKSLNYKKLYSDNLYVADKKEEDPISDIKISKRINIDYAEEAKDFLWRFYV; this is encoded by the coding sequence ATGAGAAACAGAATACTTCCCAAGGAATATTATTTAAAGGATACATTGTTTCTGGCAAGGGACTTAATAGGGAAATATCTTGTCAATACGGTTGACGGAGAGGAAATCGCATTAAGGATTCTAGAAACGGAGGCCTATATAGGCTCTATTGATAAAGCCTGCCATGCTTACGGCGGAAGAAGGACCCAGAGAACGGAGGTGCTTTATGCCGAGGGAGGAACGGCCTATATATACCTTATATACGGAATGTATTACTGTATGAATATTGTTACGGAAGAAAAGGATACAGCCTGCGCCGTTCTTATAAGAGGGGGAGAAATTGTAAAGGGGAAAGAAAATGCTTCCTTATTAAGATACGGAAAAAGCCTTGATGCCCTTTCTAAATATCAGCTTAAAAATTTTTCCAACGGGCCGGGAAAGGTCTGTAAGGCCATGGCCATTGACAAGAGTTTAAATTATAAAAAGCTTTACTCCGATAATTTATATGTGGCAGATAAAAAGGAAGAAGACCCTATTTCGGATATAAAAATAAGCAAAAGGATTAATATAGATTATGCCGAGGAAGCAAAGGATTTCCTGTGGCGGTTTTACGTATAG
- a CDS encoding DUF4914 family protein produces MSRESLNKMLLPREVIDILENTSAEITIPESRQELFDLAMGGKENDTFDISYDVKGKGMVREAQVIKCKNGIVCNYEDTYMRRRDPDCMFIADSLPTDKIRHEERFGVKFDGIRRATYEWIKALDEMIIMPFYSGNESLGLGYPSLLICPKNAAFFAASMADLQGFVPKSKIPNFFKPRAVIYVAPPFRHTDYEGKQVVVHNRLYEMHEIFSYNLYPGPSAKKGIYGVLLNIGEQEGWTTLHASTVSIVTPYEMTTTIMHEGASGGGKSEMIEPFHREDDGSLLLGVNTVTNEEVRVHIYDHCKFNPVTDDMAIAHTSLQNHSGKLVVADAENSWFLRVNHITEYGTEPSTEKATINPKEPLCFLNMEAVPGSTCLIWEPVMDEPGKPCPNPRAILPRRHVENHFEGAVEVDIRSFGIRTPPTSKDNPNYGIVGMFHVLPPALGWLWRLVAPRGYANPSILDISKGMKSEGVGSYWPFATGRKVDQANILLEQILNTPNTKYVLIPNQYIGVYKVNFAAQWTAREYLSRRGGTKFRPEVLIESRCPILGYALKEIKIDGERIPRALLQVNYQPEVGEEAYDIGAKMLTDFFMAEAESYLDDDILPLGRQIIKACLRNASVQDYYDLIPVL; encoded by the coding sequence ATGAGTAGAGAAAGTTTAAATAAGATGCTTCTTCCAAGAGAGGTTATTGACATTCTTGAGAACACATCTGCCGAAATAACCATACCCGAATCAAGGCAGGAGCTTTTTGACCTTGCGATGGGCGGAAAAGAGAATGATACATTTGATATTTCCTATGATGTTAAGGGAAAGGGCATGGTTAGAGAAGCCCAGGTAATAAAATGTAAAAACGGCATTGTCTGCAACTATGAAGATACCTACATGAGAAGAAGAGACCCGGACTGTATGTTTATCGCCGACAGCCTTCCAACGGATAAGATAAGGCATGAGGAAAGGTTTGGGGTTAAGTTTGACGGCATAAGAAGGGCCACTTATGAATGGATAAAAGCCCTTGATGAAATGATTATCATGCCCTTTTATTCGGGAAATGAAAGCTTAGGCCTTGGATACCCCTCTTTATTGATATGCCCTAAAAATGCGGCGTTCTTTGCTGCCTCTATGGCAGACCTTCAAGGCTTTGTGCCTAAAAGCAAAATCCCTAATTTCTTTAAGCCGAGAGCTGTAATATACGTGGCCCCGCCTTTCAGGCATACGGATTATGAAGGAAAACAGGTTGTAGTACATAACAGGCTTTATGAGATGCATGAGATTTTTTCTTATAATTTATATCCCGGCCCGTCAGCCAAAAAAGGCATTTACGGCGTGCTTTTAAATATAGGCGAGCAGGAAGGCTGGACAACCTTGCATGCTTCCACCGTATCCATCGTGACCCCCTACGAAATGACGACGACGATTATGCATGAAGGGGCAAGCGGCGGCGGAAAAAGCGAAATGATAGAGCCTTTCCACAGAGAAGACGACGGCTCTTTGCTTCTTGGGGTAAATACCGTTACCAATGAAGAAGTAAGAGTTCATATATACGACCATTGCAAATTTAATCCTGTTACAGACGATATGGCAATTGCCCATACAAGCCTTCAAAACCACAGCGGCAAGCTTGTGGTTGCCGACGCTGAAAACAGCTGGTTTTTAAGAGTAAACCATATTACGGAATACGGCACGGAGCCTTCCACGGAAAAAGCCACAATAAACCCGAAAGAGCCTTTATGCTTTTTGAATATGGAAGCTGTCCCCGGGTCTACCTGCCTTATATGGGAGCCGGTTATGGATGAGCCTGGAAAGCCCTGCCCCAACCCAAGGGCCATTTTACCCAGAAGGCATGTTGAAAACCATTTTGAAGGGGCCGTAGAGGTGGATATTCGTTCCTTTGGCATAAGAACACCCCCCACTTCAAAAGATAACCCCAATTACGGCATTGTAGGCATGTTCCACGTGCTTCCCCCTGCGCTTGGGTGGCTCTGGCGGCTTGTGGCTCCGAGAGGATATGCAAACCCCAGTATTCTTGACATATCTAAAGGCATGAAATCAGAAGGGGTAGGCTCCTACTGGCCCTTTGCCACAGGAAGAAAGGTTGATCAGGCCAATATCCTTCTGGAACAGATATTAAATACACCCAATACGAAATACGTTCTAATTCCCAATCAGTATATCGGGGTTTATAAGGTTAATTTTGCCGCCCAATGGACTGCAAGAGAATACCTTTCAAGGCGGGGCGGAACAAAGTTCAGACCGGAAGTGCTGATTGAAAGCAGATGCCCTATTTTGGGATACGCTTTAAAGGAAATAAAAATAGACGGGGAGAGAATCCCAAGAGCATTGCTCCAGGTGAATTATCAGCCGGAAGTGGGAGAAGAAGCCTACGATATCGGCGCGAAAATGCTTACGGATTTCTTTATGGCGGAAGCTGAGTCCTATCTTGATGACGACATTCTGCCCCTTGGCCGTCAAATCATAAAGGCTTGCCTTAGAAACGCAAGTGTTCAGGATTATTACGACCTTATCCCCGTGCTTTAA